The following are from one region of the Lytechinus variegatus isolate NC3 chromosome 4, Lvar_3.0, whole genome shotgun sequence genome:
- the LOC121412918 gene encoding uncharacterized protein LOC121412918: MERRHYQHALVSRNSFLCHKSVTMVTVFIIISVNLRQTVVGDEVFRLGNDATIKFSYLFTDDYKHSWEIFRVGISDPFNTNGTMKPDALNPSQRERFNVSAMWGTDYLSVHLHIRNITKLDRDVYVWAVKSHGAGGKPSVSTFDVFVDVIVPPGKARCLIRKSVYSSNLREVHCVATVESDRYDGGVQLVCFQNSEKATFQSAPTETATHVKGVFWMNAKYAIRCCSHEGNFVKVPGDCNDFLQDALIEPDVKRSTTRVPLSTTFNFWNVFRRDDKASSDSWTITTSYKD, translated from the exons ATG GAACGTCGTCATTATCAGCATGCACTGGTTTCAAGGAATTCCTTTTTGTGTCACAAaagcgttaccatggttactgtaTTTATCATCATATCAGTTAATCTGAGACAAACTGTTGTCGGTGATGAGGTATTCCGTCTCGGGAACGATGCAACCATCAAATTTTCGTATTTATTTACTGATGATTATAAACACAGTTGGGAGATCTTTAGAGTGGGCATCAGTGATCCGTTTAATACAAATGGAACCATGAAACCAGATGCTCTGAATCCCTCGCAAAGAGAGCGATTTAATGTCAGTGCTATGTGGGGGACAGATTATTTGAGTGTTCATCTGCATATTCGCAACATCACGAAATTAGACAGAGATGTATATGTATGGGCTGTGAAGAGCCATGGGGCTGGAGGCAAACCCTCGGTCTCAACATTTGATGTATTTGTAGATGTTATAGTACCACCGGGAAAAGCACGATGTTTAATTCGTAAATCAGTTTATTCATCTAACTTGCGTGAAGTTCATTGCGTCGCAACAGTAGAAAGTGATAGATATGATGGAGGGGTACAGCTCGTCTGTTTCCAGAATAGCGAGAAAGCAACATTTCAGAGTGCACCTACAGAAACAGCAACCCATGTGAAGGGTGTATTTTGGATGAATGCAAAGTATGCTATCAGGTGCTGTTCGCATGAAGGTAACTTTGTGAAGGTTCCAGGAGATTGCAATGACTTTCTACAAGACGCCCTCATTGAACCTGATGTTAAACGATCGACGACAAGGGTACCACTCTCAACAACTTTCAACTTT TGGAATGTCTTTAGAAGAGACGACAAGGCATCATCTGATTCCTGGACCATTACAACAAGTTATAAAGATTGA